A segment of the Excalfactoria chinensis isolate bCotChi1 chromosome Z, bCotChi1.hap2, whole genome shotgun sequence genome:
CCCATGTTAAGGCAGTGATTAAATGTAATTGTCTGTGGATCCTCCTTGCTCTGTGTGCTTCATCCAGATTATGCTCCAGGTTTTTTATGGCAGAGATTTTAAGAAAACGGatataattctgtgattatccTTCTGTATTTATTATGTACAAAAATAGATTTCATGTCATTATGAGTCAGGGCTCCTGATGTGACTATTTTGAAGTTTGAGATCACTAAGGAATTACTTCATAGACACCTCtctaggaaagaaaagggaggaCCAGTTCATATGTCTGTGGTTTCTATTAAGTCTGAGAGGGAATACAACTGTAAGGTGACGAAATAGCTTTTTCAGTTTGTCACCAGACAAGAAATGAATGCCTGCTAACAATCTCCTTTACATAATTTACATAAATGCAGTAAGATCCTTTTAACTAGACTTTCTCAAAGTTGTCATGTAAAGCTACTCTAGGTCACAAGAGGAAGGCTATATTATAGTTACAGTATGGTTACTGTTGTGCATTTAGACTAACTATGTAAAAGGAAATATCTCAATTGCCAGCattatttttggcttttaaaaataaattaattatttaacttATTTGGTGAAAGACATCACTGCAATTCTAAATGGTGCCATAGCTTTACATTTACgtctgttttggaaagaaatggcTTTTGTTGAAGGAAAATACGTTGATAAATGTTTTAGTtgttaaaacaaatgaacaacaacaaaaacaaaactacctgacaggaaaaagagaagaacaaagttTATCTTCAAAGTGATAACAGTGAATTGATCAGTTCAGCGTATTCAGCTGTAGTGTCAGGAATAATAACCAATGATGTCTCCCCTTACTACTTTCCTGTTTTCTCAGCTTACTGGAGGGAAATTCCAATTCAGTATTTCCTACTTCCTTTTCTCATAAAATTCGTGAACTCCATATATGAGAGTTCATTTGCATGTTATagtattctgttttgttttttcttttcttgaaaggCAAAAGCTACTTGCTTTTGAGACAGATACAGTGACATTTCAACCCACCTTCCTGTCATAATGTGAGTGTAAATATGTGTACGTCTAACTGATCAAGCTGATCAGAAAATGAAACCACTtgagaaagctttcttttctttcaatatgCTGTGGATATTTCTATGAAACAGCGTTTCTGACCACCTAGACAGAGGAACTGTTCTCTATTGTCGTCTTTATTGTTTTGCTGGGGTTGTTGTTGCCGTTGTTCCTTAATTTTTACAGTTAGCTTTTATAGGattgttttctctgtatttcagcatGCTGTTACAGTTTTGgcataaaacagaaatgtatgATCTGTTATACACGACAAAGCATATATAGATTATGAATTCTTTAATGGTTAATCACTAGGCTTGACATGTTTTATGATTTGTAATAAATCTGGAACTTATTATTGAGGAGCCAGTAAATACAGAGATCTTTTACAATCTGAAATATATTAGTTTTAATTCTGTCTTGATTTATAAATTGCCAATGGGAGGGTAATACTTCTTTATTCATAACATAAATATTCAAATGTGTACtaaaaacaataacattttCAGCTGTAAAGACATATGAGCAGTTTAAGAAGGGTTTGAATTACCACTCTGTAATTGaaagactttttgtttttactaatGAGTACCACTTCGTAATTCAGAAATTTCACAATAAAGTGTAATTAAGTTAATGAAATGTTATAATACTAAAGAGGAGTGACTATTTGGTGCAACATCTCAGCTTCATGAAGCATATAACTCACTACGCCTGGATTTTACTTTTAGCATAAGACTAGTTCTCAGTAATGTGCgaatatattcattttaattaatacTTTATTTTCATCCCATCTAGTTAGAATTGCTCTGCCTGTGGAAAAACAGAATGGCAATGTAATTAggatttctttaagaaaaacattataaCAGACATCCTGCTATGCTTATGTTATTTTAATTGGATGTTTAGCTCAAGGATGGTTCATAACTTGTCATAAACTTTAATGTTAATAAAATCAGCTGGAAGGAAGCACTACTTAATCTCCTTGATTACACTGTAAGGAATGAAATCTTAATTTGAacatctctctttctcctcacctttcttttctttttttttaattttttatgacaaagcaagaaagggaaaggatgtTGATGAGGAGCTCATGCTATTCAGCTCCTCAGCTGAGTAATGGTTCAATGCAGTGCAAGTGCAGGAAGATTAAATCGAGACTAAGCCTGGCCCGCTATGCAGTGTAGCAGAATGCAGGCTGGTGAACAGTCTTCGTGTGAAGAGACTGAAGAGGCATCAGAAAATCATACCATATTGATTTTGTGTGTTGCTTTTTGGTTGAGAATTGAGACCAGGTGATCCTTAATTTCTCCGCTTCAGTCTTTAATTCTCCAGTGGTAACTTCTGGGAAACGGTGAAAATTTTATCAGCCACTGGGATAAGGTTTCAATTGCTCCCAGATTTTGTAGAAGTTGCTGAAAATGTTAGAAAAGAGTATGTGATTGCAAGAAGAGAAAATTTAATCAGAGAGTTTGAATGGGGAACCTTGGGCCATGCTATAGATCTGCTAATGCATGtgctttcttatttaaaaacGGGACTTGCgatacatttgttttcaggatGTGCTCACcaagttaaaaatgaagaattctaTTTTCACTAGTACACATTCATTCCTTTGTTGTCCAAAGGTACTGAATCTCATTTGCTGAATGTTGTCGTGATCTGACACACGAGAGTGTTCAAACCTTCATTTTTCACTAAATAAGATTTTCTGAAAAGGGTTTTTAATATTGAATCTGAACTTGATCTTTTCTGTGAACTCATACCGAGATGTTGTAATGTGCCATTTCTGAGCTACCAAACTGCTTTTGGCCTGGAATAGCAAGTGTCCTCACTTCTCTTGTCCCTTACAGTGTCATCTTGGGTGTTCTTGTTATCTGTATATTTAATCCTTTTACATTTCCTGCTAAGTTTGGTGCTTCAGTAATGTTAAGAAGTGCTGCTCCCTTGAATATTACACATGGACTTTTTGTAAGCTTGATGTCTGctaattttttgtttctttgcccCAGTAAAAGAGACATATCTGATTTTCCTTAATAATTTTGGTAAGTTACTCCTTTGATATAGCATGAAACCAGATGACTTCATGTTTCCTCTCTAAAGTTATTATTCCTACCTTTGTTAATAAAAGCCATCAGGGAGGCAAGTTTCCATTCCTCTCTGGGACACAGCTCCCAGTGCCAAACTGAGACCAGCCTAAGATCTTCGAAAGGCTTCCAGCTAGCTTTTTAAATGTGAgtttttcttgctctgaaagcaTATTGTTCTTTTATCATAGTtagttttaaaagcatataCTACCCCTGCGTCCCACACTTGCATATGTCCTTTGTCCAGCAGTGCATGAAAGGTTGCAGTGTGTTTTTATCTGATGCACCCTGGctgaaagcaattttaaaaagctggggaaaaaaaaaaaaaaaaaaaaaaaaaaaagttctgttaGATTAGATAGGATGCCCAAggacccatccagcctggccctgacCACCTGCAGGTGTTCCAGAAGCTGGGCGtccccagcttctctgggcagtgtgtgccagtgcctcaccacaatctttcttccttgtatctaacctaaatctcccctcttttactttaaagccattcctccttgtcctatcactgtcatAATGTAAATGTAACAAACATGATCCCAAAAAATCTGCCCTTTTGTTTAGTTTAGTTACTTACTGTGACTTGTACTGTAACTAggaccaaaactgaacaaaaaaggTCTCTATTGAATACTTGAAAATTCTGTGCTTAAAGACAGCTGTGATCTGCCAGAATCACTCATGATCAATAGTGCCAATGTAGATCACTCTGTCAGAAGAAGCAATGTCAGTTAATGTCTTTCTTTCGCCCTTTGTTTTCTAGATGCAGCAGTTGTTCCATGAGAATTATGAACACAACCGCATTGGTTATATTCAAGACCTTCACAACAGCAAAATTCACACGGCCATAACTCTTCATCCAAACAAAAGGCCAGCCTACCAGTACAGGCTGCACAACTACATACTGAGTCGCAAAATTTCCGAACTGCGCTATCGGACCATTCTTCTGCACAGGGAACGTGCCCTCATGAGCAAGCTCAGTAACAGCAAAGTAACGAAGGAAGATCAGCACCTGGGAGTGATACCATCTTTTAATCATTTCCAGCCACGTGAAAGATCTGAAGTCATGGAGTGGGAGTTCCTGACAGGAAAATTTCTTTACTCAATGGCAGAGAGCCAACCACCCCGGCAGAGCGTGAGCAAtgtcctcagggctgcgctAGATGACACCGTGATGCAAGTCATGGAGATGATAAATGAGAACTCTAGATCTAGAGGAAGGCTGATTGATTTCAAGGAAATACAGTATGGATACCGCAGGGTGGACCCTCTGCATGGCGTAGAGTACATCCTGGATTTACTACTCTTGTACAAAAggcacaaaggaaggaaagttaCAGTTCCGGTGAGACGTCATGCTTTCCTTCAGCAACTATTCAGCAAACCCTtcttcagagaagcagaagaactAGATGTAAAAAGCCTGCTTGAGAATACCAATACTGACACACAATcgttctcttttctttcaaattctttaAAGATTTTTTCTTCATCGTTCCAAGGCACCAAAGACATTGTGGGACACAGTGACAAGAAAATACACATTCTTGTTCCCCTTATAGGAAGATTTGACATTTTCTCAAGATTTATGGAAAACTTTGAGAAGACTTGCCTGATTCCCAAACAGAATGTAAAGTTGGCAATAATTCTCTTCAGTTCTGAGTTAGGACAGGACTCCAGTAAACACATAGAGCTGATGAAAGAATATAGCATTAAGTATCCTCAAGCAGATATGACCCTGGTTCCTATGGCAGGAAAGTTTTCCAGAGGTTTAGGTCTTGAAATGGCTTCGTCCCAATTTGACAATGGCACTTTGCTATTGTTCTGTGATGTTGATCTCATATTCACACCAGACTTCCTACAGAGATGCAGAGAAAACACTATTCAGGGAGAACAGGTTTACTATCCTATAATCTTCAGCCAATATGATCCAAAAGTAGTATATGGAGGCAACCCTCCTGCTGACagtagttttattttcacaaaaagGACTGGATTTTGGAGGGAGTATGGATTTGGAATCACCTGTATTTACAAAAGTGATCTACTTAGTGCTGGTGGATTTGATACCTCAATTCGAGGCTGGGGTCTTGAGGACGTAGACCTCTATACTAAAGTGATAACATCTGGCTTGAAGGCTTTTAGAAGTCAAGAAGTAGGAGTTGTTCATATTTTTCACCCAGTTCGTTGTGACCCCAGTTTAGAtccaaaacaatacaaaatgtGCTTAGGATCCAAAGCAAGTACATTTGCTTCAACCATGCAGCTTGCTGAACTCTGGCTAGAGAAACATTTGGGTGTCAGATACAATCAAACTGTCTCCTGACATCCCAGCCCATTTGGCCTTTTAAAGGGAGTTTACCTCATTattttaactattttattttgacGTTGTATTTTTAAACTCCCTTCGCTTTGTCTTCCAAAGACTGCTGACCTCAAACAAGATGAGTCTGCTGTTCACTGATGTTTCTTATGCCTACTGAACTGATTTGGTGAACTCTTTCAGATTTCTCTTATTTGAAATTCAATCAAATCATGGCAATCATGGGATCTCATGGAGCACATCCATCACAAGAGACTACATCAGAAGAATTTTTGTCTCTAGGATACAGTATCATCTTTGTTGTATTTCTCAGACTTGATGTGATACAAATATTTAATAGCGAAGGTACCACAAAAGTGCTTTATGCTTCTTCTGGGGATGGAACTTTGTTAGATAAACTTGAGTTTTATAATTTATATGAGGACTTATATGTATAAACActacttttcttcatctttagaATTTTTAAAGTTAGTGAATAACAATGATTgtacctttatttttaaaaaagaaagaaaaactgaggaGTTACTTGCAAATGCAACTGGTACTGGCTACCAAGTTACCTTATGTCTTACTAGAATAACAAACTCCTCACTGTTGTTCACTCTCAGTGTAAATGAACTTTATTTTCACAAGGAACAGAATTTAATCAAATCCTCATGTACACTTTAGGAGATTTGTGAACCAATGTCCTTCATTTGCAGGCAAGAAGCTATCACATAACATGGTTATTTATGATAAAGTGCAGCAAACAATAGTCTTTTTTTGAAACACATATTATAAGTTGGTGTTTCTCTTTTTAGAATGAAACTCtaatatataattttcttttacattcttTTCATAAAGCTGCACTTGGTAGAGAGTGTTAGAAGTTAAagctgtatctttttttttatgttttctgtgaatATTGGTACTCAGAAACAATTTGTTGTTAAAATAATTGTAGTATAATTATTTAAGTTTCAAAATTTATAATTGCTGGTCAAAATTCCTTGCcaatatatttatattagtGGAGGTTAAAAGACTGTGTTAAAATCTATCTCTATGGACAGCCTGATGTTGTCATATTACTGATTTATGGAGTAAAGTATTTAAAATGGTACCAActtaagaaatacagaaaccaACTTTTTGTATTTTAGAGAAATGTTTATATGGGGATctacaaatgtgtgtgtgtgcgtggtgtgtgtgtgtatgtccctatatatacattatatagaGAATCATAGAGAATCATTTCAAaagatgttctttctttcatttcaggcAGTGAATTTGTTACAATAATTTTTACCACATGCTTGGAACATTTCATATTATACTGTGCTAAGACTTCAAAGACGTCCAAGAGACCATCAACCTTCAGCCAAACTTAAATACAGTGGGTACATCTAATCTAATCTTAGTACCCTAGATTTCAAACTGTATTTCAAATTGAACAGGTGTCAGCAGTTTACAGGATGGTTtggcctggttctgtgactagtggggtgAGAGGACACAGGGACCCGTGCCCCAGGAAGAGGataggggaaggaaagggaaaaggatagagagatgggcctaaaagcaaaacagaggcaGCAGTCTGAGGGAAGACAAACTGTTTTATTAATTAAGatttcagaatgcaagataGCATACcgtaatacaatataatatagtataattagaattgaaactagcaaaataaattaaatgagaGTGGGTGTCTAGAAgccaaaggccttactctaatgttGTGATGAGACGGCATCTGCCTGTCAGGTAACCTACAAAGGCCTTTTATCTTTTCCCACTGAGCAGAAACAGTAACAGAACAGCAAGCAGTCCACTGGGGACTGTAGTAGTTCTTCTCAGGTACCCAGACCTGGAGCATTAACTTTTTAATtcccagtgcactgcatgactttatgatgtggaatatgaTAACCAAacatcataaaaccatgacaagtgAGTGTGCGGGTGGAGGGCTGGAGCGTAAGCAATTGTTGAAGTTTTCATATGCTTAAAGTTTTAATAtgcttaaatacatttttcatagTGACACCCCCTCCCACTACCCCATCTTGGGTTGGAATTCACTGGCAAGTCTATTTGTGTGAAGATATTCTGATAAAATTTCATTAAGGCACCAGGAAGGTGCATAGGTCAGTTAATGTCTTTTATCTGTGAGTGTCTTATTCTGGATTTACTGTGCAAGGGAAAAGGCATCCCTGAAGGGGAATGGGTAAGCTCAGTATTAAAGGACTGGCCATAGCCTTTTTATATGCTTTAAAAGAGGCCAGTCCATTGCCTCAGAAAAGGTAGTAATTGTGGTAGATGACAACAGGTAGAAAGTAACTCATGCACGTCTGCCCTCCCAGAGGAGAACTTCTTGCTTGTCATTCTTCTggaaattcttttcttcctagcCCAGTATCAGTAGCTCAAATgtctggagaaaataaaattattagaaaataaaagtatcagTTCTGAAGGGATTCTTGTAGACTTTCCCTTTGAATCTGCATGAGTGCAAAGCTCTTGCTTAGTTTGATTagaaggccaagtgcaaggaaCAGGAAAGTGAACTCCTGCTGATAAATGTTTGTtatgatttcatagaatcataaaatggcttaggGTGGAAGTGACCTtaaaagatcacccagttccaacccctttgCCATGGGCAGTATTGCTAGCTACCAGATCATGCTGCACAGTACCTCATccagcccagctctgagcacctccagggatggggctgaaTGCCccatcacagcttctctggacagcctgtgtcAGAGACTCACTGCCCTCcaagtaaaaaatttcttcctaacatctgatctaaatctcccctattttagtttaaagccattctcccttgttctatcactaccAGACTGTGAAAAAAGTCGGTCCCACTCCTGTTTGTAAGTTtccttcaagcactggaagacTGGAATTAGGtgtccctggagccttcttttcttcaggctggaCTAGCCCAGCCCTCTCAGGCCTTCTTCATAAAAGAGGTGCTCCATCTGTGCATTTTTGTGGCCTCCTCGGGACCTGCTTCTTGTTCTTCCCTTGTGTGCTGGGAATCCCAGGCCTGGATGTAGTGCTTCAGAtagggcctcacaagagcagagcagagggggacaatcacctctctctccctgctaTCAGCCCTGtgttgatgcagtccaggatacagttggccttcaaGGCTGCAGgaacacactgctgtctcatgtccagcttcccagcTTCTACCAGGACCCGTAAGGCCTTCTACACAGGGTTTCTCTTAGGCAGCCTGTACTTGTATCTGGGATCTCCCTGACCGAAGTGCACCCTGCACTTGACATGGTGCCTCTGGGTGATGTCCCCCACTTCTGTTTTGTCAAATGCACTACCcagcttggtatcatcagcaaactgctGAGGGTACATTTGATCCTGCTACGACCTTTCCTATTCAAATGAAGATACTTCTCTGAAGCCCTGTGCATGCTTCTGTGGGTTTTGCTCCAAGTTTCCTTACACATTTCATGCACATGAATGAAAATGTGAGTGATAATGGAAATAATGATTACAAACGTGTAAGGAAATCATTATCTGCTGAGATATAATCTGGtgcttatttcagttttttaacTTAGAGGACAGAAGGTATTTGCTCAGCTAGAAGTAAAATAGTAGAATGGAACAAGAAATTAAAGTAATCATTCTTTGGGGATTAAGATGTATACGGAGGGCTTGCAGGCTCAGGTCCTAAGCAAAAAGTTAGTATCTACCagtatgaatatttatttagtgTCTGACTGGTTCATTTGTTTATATGATGAATgactttgttaaaaaaaaaagaaaaaaagaaaaaaaagaaaaaaaattataaatgttTATTATGAATTATTGCATTGACTTTTGAAGTAACTATCCTGAGATAACTTGAGAACTTGTGTTAGTTTGTTTGAGGAATAAATGCTTTCTAAAGAGATcgtattaaaaaggaaaaaaagaagcacaaaagtGTTAGAGTAATATTGTGGATGTATAGATTAAAATGGGAATGTCTCTGCTAACCGTTTGCTTTTGTCTAATCTGAATCACAATCTCAAttgtaaaatgaaatttctaAATGTACATTGTCCCTTTGTAAGTGTATAATTAATGGATTCATAATAGAACGAAATGGCTAGTTTTTCCAAAACCTCCTTACCCTGATAATATGTTCCCTGTTttcactgctgggaaggagcttGCATACTGTTTGCGCTTGGGTTTTTAGATACCgccatttttaaaatgatccCAGAATCTTAGCAACACAACTTAGCCCAATCCTTTCATTGTTTCCAGTTCACAGTACTTAATTTGAGAGTGTTTGCATCAGAGTATACTTTttctcagcctggagaagggcaAAGACCCTGGGGAGTGAGGCACTTGGCTTTGGGAGTCTCCATCTTCTATCCAAGGCACTTCCTGGCTGCTACCAGCACTGCTTGACATGTCTCCTTGGAGTTGCAAGTAGGCAATCCAAGCCAGCATAGAAGAcctggttgctgctgctgagtgcttTTCGGAAGCAGAAGTACAATTTTTATCATGGCTTGTGATGAGTGAATGGAAGAAGTCAAACTGAAGTTGTATTGGGATAGGGTGGCATGGTGTCATGCACAGAACTTCCATTTTCCTGTGGAAAGAGAAATGTGATCCCTCTGAAGTTCCCTGTTTCCTGTCAGGGATCTTagtgaagggaaggaagggcaAAAACAGTAGTCCATACACTCAGTGGGGTTAGTGGGGCTGAACAATGCACTTGAATGCCTACAAGGCTCTGTGCCAGAGTTACAAAGAGAAATGCCTACTGCATTCACCAAATGCTAGAAGGATGCACACAGAAATGCCTTTTGGAGCTTTAAACCACTGTGTGGTCAACAGTGCCACACTGCTCTTGAAAAAAGTTGCAATAATGGTAAAATGGATTAGGAGTGCGCTGTAGATCTTaagaaaatgtgaatatttccaggaaaaataaCAGACAATTATAGAGCAAATAAgtgatttaaatatattctgGTGTTGTAATTAGTTAACACACACCTTTCCATGCAAGGTATTTTGCTCCAAAGAGCAAAGCCAACTTCAAGATACAAACAAAGCATATTTATTGTCTATGTCCTTTATTTTCCAGCTCCTTGAAGTCAGTAAAAAttattggaaaaaataagaatttgcAAGTTAGTGGCTGGagaacagtttgtttttctactccactttttaaaaagacaatCAGGTGAGCGTAAAAAAGAGGACTGTAAGTTAGCCACCATGTAAAAGAAGCAGTGATGATTATGGTCCTGAATTGTAGCATAGGATATTTGATAAAGCTCTAACtatttaaaatatctgaataCCACTGAAGGTCTTCCTCTGTTAAAAATCTGCATATAACACATAAAATTGAAtcaatattttcttaattcctttattttttagaataattttctgttgtcttcttttGTTGACATTTCTTCACTTGTTTGATGAGTTGTTTTAACATAACTCCCATccgtttttttccttttcttgggTCTTCCCTGTTGCAATGTACACTGCGGCAGTAGTTGCACATTTTTGTTCAGAGCCTCCATTTTCCTGTGGAAAGAGAAATATGGTCCCTCCCAAGTTCCTTATTTCCTGTCAGGAGTCTTTGAAaaattgaatcatagaattggtcaggctggaaaagatcgTAAAGATCATCAGATCCCACCACAATCTAACCATAACCTAagtaacaaccctctgctaaatcacgtccctgagcaccacagccaAATGGTTTATAAACACATCCAAGGGTGGTAACCCGCTTAGTGGATGAGGGTAAAGCTGTTGATTTGGCCGACCTGAACTTCAGTACCACCTTTGACACTGACTGCCCATGGTTCAGATGGACATATGCTCCActtggtgaaacactggctggatggccaagcccaaagagttgtggtcaatggagttaaatccagttggtggccagTCACCAGTGGTGTCCCCTGGGGCTCAGTACTGGGCccacttctatttaacatctttattaatgatcttgatgaggtgattgagtgcaccctcagtaagacTTCCGATGACACCAAGTtaggagggagtgttgatctgcctgagggaagaagggcactacagagggacctggatagactggacCAATGGGACAGGGCAAACTGTATGAGCTTTagtagggccaagtgtcaggtcctgcatttaggtcacaacaaccccaggcagcctgaCAGGCTTGGGGagaaaagctgcctgatggaaagggaccttggtgtactgatggacagtcacCTGAAtaagagccagcagtgtgcccaggtggccaagaaggccaatggcatcctgacttgtgtcaggaatggtgtggtgagcagaactagggaagtcatcctgcccctgtactcagcattggtgaggcctcacctaaAGTACGGGTGGCTTACAGCTTCTTTGTATTTGAACAGCTGACATGATTCACACACATGTGATTCCTCCCCTCTGTCCCTAACAGGCGATGACCCACCACTTCCTGCCCCAGCGCTTTCTCTAGGCAGTGGGCATTGATGGACAATTGTTGCCCTGGCAATGCTCACACCATGTCAGCTGCTCTTGCGAGAGCTGCTCTGTTATCTTGGGGTT
Coding sequences within it:
- the CHSY3 gene encoding chondroitin sulfate synthase 3, with the protein product MAARSRRPWLSVVLGLVLGFTAASWLIAPRVAEMSEKKRRGASLCSYYGRAAGPGAAGGAAAAGELPAAAAVLGGTGVRSSPWELQAAEEGTVSSPAAGGEAEQEEEEEGGEKRSGRPGGSRNGSGDWGGAAGCAKPRNFLYVGVMTAQKYLGSRAVAAQRTWVPSVPGRVEFFSSQGSAAPPGLPPLPVVALPGVDDSYPPQKKSFMMIKYMHDHYLDKYEWFMRADDDVYIKGEKLEEFLRSLNSSKPLYLGQTGLGNIEELGKLGLEPGENFCMGGPGMIFSREVLRRMVPHIGECLREMYTTHEDVEVGRCVRRFGGTQCVWSYEMQQLFHENYEHNRIGYIQDLHNSKIHTAITLHPNKRPAYQYRLHNYILSRKISELRYRTILLHRERALMSKLSNSKVTKEDQHLGVIPSFNHFQPRERSEVMEWEFLTGKFLYSMAESQPPRQSVSNVLRAALDDTVMQVMEMINENSRSRGRLIDFKEIQYGYRRVDPLHGVEYILDLLLLYKRHKGRKVTVPVRRHAFLQQLFSKPFFREAEELDVKSLLENTNTDTQSFSFLSNSLKIFSSSFQGTKDIVGHSDKKIHILVPLIGRFDIFSRFMENFEKTCLIPKQNVKLAIILFSSELGQDSSKHIELMKEYSIKYPQADMTLVPMAGKFSRGLGLEMASSQFDNGTLLLFCDVDLIFTPDFLQRCRENTIQGEQVYYPIIFSQYDPKVVYGGNPPADSSFIFTKRTGFWREYGFGITCIYKSDLLSAGGFDTSIRGWGLEDVDLYTKVITSGLKAFRSQEVGVVHIFHPVRCDPSLDPKQYKMCLGSKASTFASTMQLAELWLEKHLGVRYNQTVS